In Caballeronia sp. Lep1P3, a single genomic region encodes these proteins:
- a CDS encoding phasin family protein — protein MNQSKFSDPFSQFAAMFQQYQLPGFDVTSIMESRRKDVEALAATNRVAFGGIEALRDKQLEILRRTLGELEGIARQFASSQATPPFNANEVVQRALHNALADMQDIARTTQQTQAEAYALVSKRMEEALQELKAAVERPQG, from the coding sequence ATGAATCAATCAAAATTCAGCGATCCGTTCAGCCAGTTTGCCGCCATGTTCCAGCAGTATCAGCTACCCGGATTCGACGTCACCTCGATCATGGAATCGCGGCGCAAGGACGTCGAAGCGCTCGCCGCGACCAATCGCGTGGCGTTCGGCGGAATCGAGGCGTTGCGCGACAAGCAGCTCGAAATCCTGCGCCGCACGCTGGGCGAACTGGAAGGCATCGCGAGGCAGTTCGCATCGTCGCAGGCGACGCCGCCATTCAATGCGAACGAAGTCGTGCAGCGTGCGCTGCACAATGCGCTCGCCGACATGCAGGACATCGCGCGCACCACGCAGCAGACGCAGGCCGAAGCGTATGCGCTCGTCAGCAAGCGCATGGAAGAGGCGCTGCAGGAACTGAAGGCCGCCGTCGAGAGGCCGCAGGGCTAA
- a CDS encoding DUF2964 family protein yields MIRGETRIVAAAVAVFVALAGIVVALHGLVFDKAAVLDWGAFATLLGVASFAVLLIPMPSDSA; encoded by the coding sequence ATGATCAGGGGCGAAACGCGAATCGTCGCGGCGGCGGTTGCCGTGTTCGTTGCGCTCGCGGGCATCGTCGTGGCGCTGCACGGCCTCGTGTTCGACAAGGCCGCCGTGCTCGACTGGGGCGCCTTCGCGACGCTGCTCGGGGTCGCGTCGTTCGCGGTGCTGCTGATTCCCATGCCGAGCGACAGCGCCTGA
- a CDS encoding DUF3564 family protein, which yields MRITVKLDGFEGMQAAAYAILWLDKESRRWSREGHQSIDVPDWGGLRAASNGTMIYDPRAQQPVCMLEQLDVDAPGGPSEGLAGRVLWYADGAAQSVGRWHVQCIDRAQIKAEHSVFAGEEDSWRV from the coding sequence ATGCGTATCACCGTCAAGCTGGATGGATTCGAAGGCATGCAAGCCGCCGCCTACGCCATCCTGTGGCTCGACAAGGAATCGCGCCGCTGGTCCCGCGAGGGCCATCAGTCGATCGACGTGCCGGACTGGGGCGGGCTGCGCGCCGCGTCGAACGGAACGATGATCTACGATCCGCGCGCGCAGCAGCCCGTTTGCATGCTGGAACAACTGGATGTCGACGCGCCCGGCGGCCCGAGCGAAGGGCTTGCGGGCCGCGTCCTGTGGTACGCGGACGGCGCCGCGCAAAGCGTGGGCCGGTGGCATGTGCAGTGCATCGACCGCGCGCAGATCAAGGCCGAACACAGCGTGTTCGCGGGCGAGGAAGACAGCTGGCGCGTCTGA
- a CDS encoding helix-turn-helix domain-containing protein translates to MHPASDPGVPRPDLALHVHFADTDAIPFPTRSIVRGDALYCAHEPLRSLYTVQSGCFKSVAGYPCADDDSAPHTQITAFHLLDETLGLDGICTGRHESDAVALEDSVVRIMPVGILEPLCREYAPMQHALLAIMSAEIVRAARLALILGTMPARERVAAFLLDLSSRLEASAARAGEKSELTLPMTRADIASYLGLELETVSRTLSKLQREGAIGLNGRHLRIVDRARLAHA, encoded by the coding sequence ATGCACCCCGCAAGCGATCCCGGCGTGCCAAGGCCGGATCTCGCGCTACACGTCCATTTCGCCGATACCGACGCCATCCCCTTCCCGACGCGCTCCATCGTCCGGGGCGACGCGCTCTATTGCGCGCACGAGCCGCTACGAAGCCTGTACACGGTGCAAAGCGGCTGCTTCAAGAGCGTGGCGGGCTATCCCTGCGCCGATGACGATAGCGCCCCGCACACGCAGATCACGGCGTTTCATCTGCTGGATGAAACGCTCGGGCTGGATGGCATCTGCACCGGACGTCACGAAAGCGATGCCGTCGCGCTCGAGGACAGCGTCGTGCGAATCATGCCGGTGGGCATTCTGGAGCCGCTGTGCCGCGAATATGCGCCGATGCAGCATGCGCTGCTCGCGATCATGAGCGCGGAAATCGTGCGCGCGGCGCGCCTTGCGCTGATCCTCGGCACCATGCCGGCCCGCGAGCGCGTCGCGGCGTTTCTGCTCGACTTGTCGAGCCGGCTCGAAGCGAGCGCCGCGCGCGCCGGCGAAAAAAGCGAGCTTACGCTGCCGATGACGCGCGCCGACATCGCCAGTTATCTCGGCCTCGAACTCGAAACGGTGAGCCGAACATTGTCGAAGCTGCAGCGCGAAGGCGCGATCGGATTGAACGGACGGCACTTGCGCATCGTGGACCGCGCGCGCCTCGCGCACGCATGA
- a CDS encoding ATP-binding protein — protein sequence MSLAPRSLFARSVLLLVALVALSQVCALAVLLHFIQTPRIERAAATFASYIRTLDAVLGATPDDRARAVTAHLDVRAALPAGASSASPQSWLRFYRTYQRDTFTERLRRDLPDDMPVRWQGSETSGDGQQRLWIRVHLSGEPRWIALPVPEAAHDDGVATALLLSLGLGALATATAYAIQRHLNRPLARLADAARRLSAGGEPRVLPTDGPTEIAQVSDAFNHMTAALAESEATRALMLAGISHDIRTPMTKMRLALAMSAVPSTDAAFAASAEGYLDQIDSILQQFMDYAGSGAKETPVVGDLNALVANLAADFAGLGHEFALSLGDIEPFAFRPISVMRMLMNVMQNAVLYGVSGLEARTWTDAGANAACIVIADRGPGLRGQDPEALKQPFRRGGEGQPEGHPKGTGLGLAIVERIAKLHGGTLELRARDGGGAEARIVLPMVRRPLD from the coding sequence GTGAGCCTCGCGCCGCGCTCGCTCTTCGCTCGCAGCGTGCTGCTGCTCGTGGCGCTCGTCGCGCTCAGTCAGGTCTGCGCGCTCGCGGTGTTGCTGCACTTCATCCAGACGCCGCGCATCGAGCGGGCCGCCGCGACCTTCGCAAGCTATATCCGGACGCTCGACGCCGTCCTCGGCGCGACGCCGGACGATCGCGCCCGCGCCGTCACCGCGCACCTGGACGTGCGCGCGGCATTGCCCGCAGGCGCAAGCAGCGCATCGCCGCAATCGTGGCTGCGCTTTTATCGGACATATCAGCGCGATACGTTCACCGAGCGTCTTCGCCGCGATCTGCCTGACGACATGCCGGTGCGCTGGCAAGGCAGCGAAACGTCCGGCGACGGCCAGCAGCGCCTCTGGATTCGCGTGCATCTGTCGGGCGAGCCGCGCTGGATCGCGCTGCCGGTGCCGGAAGCCGCGCACGACGACGGCGTCGCCACGGCGCTGCTGCTCTCGCTCGGTCTCGGCGCGCTTGCCACCGCGACGGCCTATGCGATCCAGCGCCATCTCAACCGCCCGCTCGCGCGTCTCGCCGATGCCGCGCGCCGTCTCTCCGCGGGCGGCGAGCCGCGCGTGCTGCCGACCGACGGCCCGACCGAGATCGCGCAAGTCAGCGACGCGTTCAATCACATGACGGCTGCACTCGCCGAATCCGAGGCGACGCGCGCGCTGATGCTCGCCGGCATCTCGCACGACATTCGCACGCCGATGACCAAAATGCGGCTCGCGCTGGCGATGTCCGCCGTGCCATCGACGGACGCGGCGTTCGCGGCATCGGCCGAGGGCTATCTCGACCAGATCGACAGCATTCTTCAGCAGTTCATGGACTACGCGGGCAGCGGCGCGAAAGAGACGCCCGTCGTCGGCGATTTGAATGCGCTCGTCGCCAATCTCGCCGCGGATTTCGCGGGCCTCGGGCACGAGTTTGCGCTGTCGCTGGGCGACATCGAGCCGTTCGCGTTTCGTCCGATCAGCGTCATGCGCATGCTCATGAACGTGATGCAGAACGCGGTGCTGTATGGCGTGAGCGGCCTCGAAGCGCGCACATGGACCGATGCGGGCGCGAACGCCGCCTGCATCGTGATCGCGGATCGCGGGCCGGGGCTTCGCGGACAGGACCCGGAAGCGCTCAAGCAACCGTTCAGGCGCGGCGGCGAAGGCCAGCCCGAAGGCCACCCGAAAGGCACGGGACTCGGACTCGCGATCGTCGAGCGGATAGCGAAGCTGCACGGCGGCACCCTCGAACTGCGCGCGCGAGACGGCGGCGGCGCGGAAGCACGCATCGTCCTTCCGATGGTTCGCCGTCCGCTCGACTGA
- a CDS encoding response regulator, with protein sequence MDALPKIIVLDDEAELRNMLQRFLSSQGFAVRVVENGKRLDRYLQREPYDVLVLDWMMEPEDGLSVCRRLRAEGHTLPILMLTAKGDPVDKVVGLETGADDYLAKPFLPQELVARVRALLRRQKIAAGDPTLTSQVIRFGDFRLDLGKQQLFRGGEPFEMHSAQMQLLNALGSSPNRAVSRDNLIARTRGRDHDALDRSIDVQVLRLRQLIEDDPGKPRFIKTVWGVGYMLLADIEP encoded by the coding sequence ATGGACGCTTTGCCGAAGATCATCGTGCTCGACGACGAAGCCGAGCTGCGCAACATGCTTCAGCGCTTCCTGAGCTCGCAGGGGTTTGCCGTGCGCGTCGTCGAGAATGGCAAGCGGCTCGACCGCTATCTTCAGCGGGAACCGTATGACGTGCTCGTGCTCGACTGGATGATGGAGCCGGAAGACGGTCTTTCGGTATGCCGCCGCCTGCGCGCCGAAGGCCACACGCTGCCGATCCTCATGCTCACCGCGAAGGGCGATCCGGTCGACAAGGTCGTCGGCCTCGAAACCGGCGCGGACGATTACCTCGCCAAGCCCTTTCTGCCGCAAGAACTCGTCGCGCGCGTGCGGGCGTTGCTGCGCCGACAGAAGATCGCCGCCGGCGACCCCACGCTCACGTCGCAAGTAATCCGCTTCGGCGACTTCCGGCTCGATCTCGGCAAGCAGCAGCTTTTTCGGGGCGGCGAGCCGTTCGAGATGCATTCGGCGCAGATGCAGTTGCTGAACGCGCTCGGCTCGTCGCCGAATCGCGCGGTGAGCCGCGACAACCTGATCGCGCGCACGCGTGGCCGCGATCATGACGCGCTCGATCGCAGCATCGACGTGCAGGTGTTGCGGCTGCGCCAGCTGATCGAGGACGATCCCGGCAAGCCGCGCTTCATCAAGACCGTGTGGGGCGTCGGCTATATGCTGCTCGCGGACATCGAGCCGTGA
- a CDS encoding EF-hand domain-containing protein — MQKIAALLASLVLSAALVSGTANAQTATQPMGASPRVEQGMQKLQTRFAHANTTHDGKLTRDQAVTGLPVVAKHFDEIDTLGNGYVTLSQIEAFLRGHTAQR, encoded by the coding sequence ATGCAAAAGATCGCCGCCCTGCTCGCCTCGCTTGTCCTTTCCGCCGCGCTCGTTTCCGGCACGGCGAACGCGCAGACCGCCACGCAGCCGATGGGCGCAAGCCCGCGCGTCGAACAGGGCATGCAGAAGCTGCAGACGCGCTTCGCGCATGCCAACACCACGCACGACGGCAAGCTCACGCGCGATCAGGCGGTAACGGGCCTGCCGGTGGTCGCGAAGCATTTCGACGAGATCGACACGCTCGGCAACGGCTATGTGACGCTCTCGCAGATCGAAGCCTTCCTGCGCGGACACACGGCCCAACGCTGA
- a CDS encoding DUF3303 domain-containing protein has translation MLFIVSWTALPEVRNRAAERFLQSGGAPPEGVRLTGRWHGIGSIRGFAVCEASDIEPMALWAHEWADLFTLDIVPAMTDEQAGKLLAQAAERR, from the coding sequence ATGTTGTTCATCGTCAGTTGGACCGCGCTGCCCGAGGTTCGAAACCGGGCAGCCGAACGCTTCCTGCAAAGCGGCGGTGCGCCGCCCGAAGGCGTCCGCTTGACGGGACGCTGGCATGGCATCGGGTCGATACGCGGCTTCGCCGTCTGCGAAGCGAGCGACATCGAGCCGATGGCGCTATGGGCGCACGAATGGGCCGACCTCTTCACGCTCGACATCGTGCCCGCGATGACGGACGAACAGGCCGGCAAGCTGCTCGCGCAGGCGGCAGAGCGGCGTTAG
- a CDS encoding 3-keto-5-aminohexanoate cleavage protein, translating to MTQAQSTEPCIISVAITGSVPRKKDNPAVPITISEQIESTHASYEAGATLVHLHVRDEDERSSSDRHRFEELQEGIRKHCPDIIIQFSTGGRGRSFEQRGAMLDLKPDMASLATGSVNFPTIVYENPPDFVRSLAQLMLDHDVKPEIEVFDLAMLYSTVDLVNQGLLKRPVHVQFVLGVKNALPARREILEFEVEQLRKHLPDATWVAAGIGRHQLEVNRWCLELGGHCRTGLEDNVRWDKDTLATSNAQLVGRVASLCEEFGRPVASAQEARRLLSL from the coding sequence GTGACGCAAGCCCAATCCACCGAACCCTGCATCATTTCCGTCGCCATCACCGGCTCCGTGCCGCGCAAGAAGGACAATCCGGCGGTGCCGATCACGATCTCGGAGCAGATCGAGAGCACGCACGCGTCCTACGAGGCCGGCGCGACGCTCGTCCATCTCCATGTGCGCGACGAAGACGAACGGTCCAGTTCGGACCGGCATCGCTTCGAGGAGCTTCAGGAGGGAATCCGCAAGCATTGTCCGGACATCATCATCCAGTTCTCGACGGGCGGGCGCGGACGGTCGTTCGAGCAGCGCGGCGCGATGCTCGATCTGAAGCCTGATATGGCGTCGCTCGCGACGGGATCGGTGAATTTTCCGACCATCGTGTACGAGAATCCGCCGGACTTCGTGCGCTCGCTCGCGCAGCTCATGCTCGATCACGACGTGAAGCCGGAAATCGAAGTCTTCGACCTGGCGATGCTCTACAGCACCGTCGATCTCGTGAATCAGGGGCTGCTCAAGCGTCCCGTGCACGTTCAGTTCGTGCTGGGCGTGAAGAACGCGTTGCCGGCGCGTCGCGAGATACTGGAATTCGAAGTCGAGCAGTTGAGGAAACATCTGCCGGATGCGACGTGGGTGGCCGCGGGCATCGGTCGGCATCAGCTCGAAGTGAATCGCTGGTGTCTCGAATTGGGCGGGCACTGCCGCACCGGTCTCGAAGACAATGTGCGCTGGGACAAGGACACGCTCGCGACGAGCAATGCGCAGCTCGTGGGCCGTGTGGCTTCGCTGTGCGAGGAATTTGGACGTCCTGTCGCGAGCGCGCAGGAGGCGCGCAGGCTGCTGTCGTTATGA
- a CDS encoding FadR/GntR family transcriptional regulator yields MNERKTPGLADRIYSEILNSIMEGDFKEGDRLMTEHALADRFATSRPTVREALARLRADGIIVTRRGSGTTVGRRPDPDVRRFAPLETLSDIRRCYEFRIVTEAGAAALAAQKADADDLRAIQDAWDQLERVVEAQQGIGAKDDFAFHLAVARASKNQFFITVMSFIEEQVVFSMNLSRNLSLVKTLERQRLVQREHLDVLEAIRDRDAARAAHAMKTHLESALDRMFGN; encoded by the coding sequence ATGAACGAGCGTAAAACGCCCGGTCTCGCCGACCGCATCTACAGCGAGATCCTCAACAGCATCATGGAGGGCGACTTCAAGGAGGGCGACCGGCTCATGACGGAGCATGCGCTCGCGGATCGCTTCGCCACTTCGCGCCCGACCGTGCGCGAAGCGCTCGCTCGTCTGCGCGCCGACGGCATCATCGTTACGCGGCGCGGTTCGGGAACCACGGTCGGACGCCGGCCCGATCCGGATGTGCGCCGCTTCGCGCCGCTCGAAACGCTGTCCGACATCCGGCGCTGCTATGAATTTCGCATCGTCACCGAGGCGGGCGCGGCCGCGCTTGCGGCACAGAAGGCCGATGCCGACGACTTGCGCGCCATTCAGGACGCCTGGGACCAGTTGGAGCGCGTCGTCGAAGCGCAGCAGGGCATCGGTGCCAAAGACGACTTCGCGTTCCATCTCGCGGTGGCGCGCGCGTCGAAGAACCAGTTCTTCATCACCGTGATGTCGTTCATCGAAGAGCAGGTCGTGTTCAGCATGAACCTGTCGCGCAATCTCTCGCTCGTGAAGACGCTCGAGCGTCAACGCCTCGTCCAGCGCGAACATCTCGACGTACTCGAAGCCATCCGCGACCGCGATGCAGCCCGCGCAGCGCATGCGATGAAGACGCACCTCGAAAGCGCGCTCGACCGGATGTTCGGCAACTAG